One genomic window of Ruminococcus gauvreauii includes the following:
- a CDS encoding glucosaminidase domain-containing protein — MEQHHMRRGKRILAGVLISCMAFLMVPGQTFGEELNSETGEEPEVSVTTEPEEPDITGEPEITGEPEATEEPVITGETEITETPEIQQEESEISQEPSDLMTARVKAGWVTAADGRIWYQNQDGSYPADGWKLIDSKWYYFDAAGWMKTGWITIKSGTYYLTETGAPGSKGAMKTGWQTLNNRVYYFQKGNADGNMGKLYTGWRLMNGKKYYFQIGGDLGERGMLYTGWRNLNGNTYYFQMGGNEGEKGRMYTGWRTMNNRVYYFQMGNADGNVGKLYTGWRLMNGKKYYFQIGGGPSERGMMYTGWRTLGENTYYFQMGGTAGAKGQMYSGWKNIAGQEYLFDAEGVLQSRKMTEAEFVAYIGPIAHKDMQKTGILASVTTAQAILESGYGSTELAMQANNLFGMKASLSGNTWSSDWKGTTYKKKTIEYDKDGNMYTEVAIFRKYGTHAASVKDHSDYLAGAKNGSRLRYQGVVGNKNYKKTVELIKKGGYATDPNYVDKLCDIIERWDLTQYD; from the coding sequence ATGGAACAGCATCATATGAGAAGAGGAAAAAGAATACTGGCGGGAGTACTGATCAGCTGCATGGCATTTTTGATGGTTCCCGGGCAGACATTCGGGGAGGAACTGAATTCTGAGACAGGGGAAGAACCCGAGGTATCTGTCACAACGGAACCAGAAGAGCCGGATATAACCGGGGAACCAGAAATCACCGGAGAACCTGAGGCTACCGAAGAACCGGTTATAACCGGAGAGACAGAGATCACAGAGACACCGGAAATCCAGCAGGAAGAGTCAGAGATCTCCCAGGAGCCGTCAGATCTGATGACGGCAAGAGTGAAAGCCGGATGGGTAACAGCAGCAGACGGACGAATCTGGTACCAAAATCAAGACGGAAGTTATCCAGCCGACGGGTGGAAGCTGATTGATTCTAAATGGTATTATTTTGATGCGGCAGGTTGGATGAAAACGGGCTGGATCACGATCAAAAGCGGTACATATTATCTGACAGAGACGGGAGCTCCGGGTAGCAAAGGCGCGATGAAGACCGGCTGGCAGACTTTGAACAATCGAGTCTATTATTTCCAGAAAGGAAACGCGGATGGAAATATGGGCAAGCTGTATACCGGCTGGAGGCTGATGAATGGAAAAAAATACTATTTCCAGATCGGCGGAGACCTGGGAGAGCGCGGGATGCTGTATACCGGCTGGAGGAATCTTAATGGAAATACCTATTATTTCCAAATGGGTGGAAATGAAGGTGAGAAAGGCCGGATGTATACCGGGTGGAGGACCATGAACAACAGGGTCTATTACTTCCAGATGGGAAACGCGGATGGAAATGTGGGTAAATTGTATACCGGCTGGAGGCTGATGAACGGCAAAAAATACTACTTCCAGATCGGAGGAGGTCCCTCTGAACGAGGGATGATGTATACCGGATGGAGGACACTCGGGGAGAATACCTACTATTTCCAGATGGGAGGAACTGCAGGGGCGAAAGGTCAGATGTATAGCGGCTGGAAAAACATTGCGGGACAGGAATACCTGTTTGACGCAGAAGGTGTTCTGCAGAGCCGGAAGATGACAGAGGCAGAATTTGTCGCATATATCGGTCCCATAGCACATAAAGATATGCAAAAGACGGGCATTCTGGCCTCTGTGACAACGGCACAGGCGATACTGGAGAGCGGTTATGGATCTACGGAGCTTGCCATGCAGGCAAACAATCTGTTCGGTATGAAAGCCTCTTTGTCTGGAAATACCTGGAGTTCGGACTGGAAGGGGACGACATATAAGAAAAAGACGATCGAGTATGATAAGGATGGCAACATGTATACTGAGGTTGCCATATTTCGAAAATACGGGACTCATGCAGCGAGTGTGAAAGATCATTCCGATTATCTGGCTGGTGCAAAGAATGGAAGCCGACTCCGCTATCAGGGGG